The region tgtctattccaaaatcggcggaagtccctcaacgctcgtttcaccaaaGCATTTAATAGCCTACTTTTTATCACTGTATACTGTTAAAGAAGCTTGCCAAATATGGGATTAGTAATTAACTTCTAAATAGATTTATAAGAGATCTAATGAACCACAAACAGTTTGTCACCTTCAACAAAAGTCGATCTGAAGAATTTACAACACCAGGGGTCCCTCAAGAATCAAATCTGGGTCcacttttatttgtaatatttataaatgACCTACCAAGCTCAATATCAAATTCACTATGTTTAATGCATGCTGATGATGCCGAAATTATTAAATCTTATTCTACACCTAATGACTGTCTCTTTCTTCAGAGAGATCTAGACGAGTTATACAAGTGGTCACTGGAAAATAGTGTTTCAACTTAAATGTCATGATACGATATAGGCTATAGTAGGAAAAAAACTTCCTTTCCTTGCAGATACCTAATGGATGGGGAATTATTGAAAATGACTGACAAGGTAAAAGATTTTGGCATACGATTCACATGAATTTTTCCAGACTTATACTTGAACTTGTGTCTCAGTCTCTTAAATTTCTAAGATTTATCTTTAGATTTTACCTAGCACAAAATTTTCTTCTCAAGATAAGcttagtttaaaaattatatttttttcattagttAGATCAAAACTTGAATACTGTAGTATTATATGCGTCATGTAACAAGGAAGAACTGAAGGAccagtaaaacatttaatataaactatgcTAGAACATATTATAAGTACCGGTACTCTCCACTTTTTAGAATCTGATCCTCCTATAATAAACTGAGCAATATTGACACCATTCAGGATAGAACCAAACTCTTCAGGGAGTAAATACCGCCaactttaaaaaaattccattattattttgctaataaataggTCTTCAACTGGTCTGTAGCCTATATCGTAGTTTTGGTCtcctttcttaaattatttcataccATTATTAATTCACCCTCCAATTTCGTTAGCAGTGCTGACTTGACGTAGACCTATTAGCTCATCAATTATTGTGTTGTGTTATAACTAAGTTATTTAAGTTTAAATTACTATTATACCCCATgtattactattgttactgtCACTATTCTCTACTCTAATTATATTGTTCAGTGgatgaaatagataaataaacactaTAGCATACCTGCAAATCACTTAACACGCTCCTTAGGTCTCCACATTTTATTCGCTTTAAAAGATCTTgttttttctccattttcgttACTTTTTTCCTGAAATTACATAGGCCCTACTTAGGCCTATTTgctagtttaattcattttcatcTCTATTCTGTTAAAGCTGACTGCAAGACATCTCCCAACGTATCGATGTGATATTACTTAAACATTGTGAATAAGATCCATCTGCTGTTTTAAACTTTTAGAAAACATCGAAATTGCCCATGCAATAAACACAGCGGAAGTAATTAAAAtcctaaaattttaaattgacaAAACGGAAGAACACCAGCCTCAAACTTTTCGAACTTTTCCACACTTTTCAAATATAGTGGCAAAATTATCCACCGGGGGTCAGGGTTATCTATATCAAAACCACCACCGTCTGGACCGTCTTGACCGTTGCTTACGGTCTTGACATAATATTGCAATTCAGACGGCGGTGATCAAAACCTACGAGGAAGGAACCTACTCTCGAAATCGAAAGACCTTTGGTGAAGAGTAGAAATCAGTAGAGCAGAACTGTGATCTAATGGAATGGTTCCGTGGTCGAAAAGTGATATCGATGTGTAAGGATACGTCGATACTCGTGAGAAAAAAGATTGAGAGCACAAGAgttagaaaattgtaaaagaaatacTTGAACATGGCAACCGACAGCAAGAAATCTAAGGCAAAAGGCAAGACAAACGAAGAAATTTTCAATGGCTTCCAAGCGTTACGAGGCGAACAACGGCATATGGCTAATAAATTATCAGAAATGGAATTAGAACTCCATGAACACAAGTAAGTTAAGTTTTCTAGACCTAACCTTATTGGGCATACATCAGTATTACTTGaccaaatgtattttcaaactcttAATTACATCATATTACTTCTAGAATTGTCATCGATACTTTAAAAGAAGTGGATGGGAAtagaaaatgtttcaaaatgGTTGGCGGTGTTTTGTGCGAGAGAACCGTAAAAGAAGTATTACCTGTTCTTATTTCAAATCGAGATCAGGTAAGAATTGCTGTTTATGGTAACCCACATTGAACAAGCTTTCCTGGTAagtgattattatttataatatttgtgtgTTGATCCTAGTAGAGGTAAAGGGGATCCAAGATAAATAGCGTAGCCGCCTTACGGATTTGTTTTGTAAGGTGTAATTACCGATAGCATAGTAACAATTAGCAGTAATTTGTAGGTCTACAAAATTTATTGTGCTTTGTCTAACATTTATTACAGTAATACAACCGAATATATGTTTGTATAAAATGAAATAGCTTACTGTAGATTTCGTTCATATAGCTACTGATAGACTTCTTTCATATTATACTGATATTTAATTACAAGCGCTTTCTTTTATGACTTATAAACTTCCTAATCAAGGGAATTGTCTCATCAAGTTAACATATGAATGTAGTAatcaattaagaaattaaatactTTATAAGAACTTCGTGTTTCAAGCCacctatatacatacacataactTCAGAATGGGATGTAATACATAACACTTTCACTGAGGTTACtgcaatgttatttttattatctgtgatgaaattacgaaattaattattttcttgtttttcagcTTGCCAAGTTCATTGAAAGCTTAACAGAACAGTTAAGCAAGAAAGGCCAAGAAGTTAATGAATACaaagataaatataatattaaaattcgcGGACAGGACGAACACTCGTCTGAAGCTGAAGGTGACAAGAAACCGCGCACAGGCAACGTTCTGGTGGTTAATCCGATGTAGTTCTCTCATGTGAACCTTCACAGTACAAGCCTCAGGGGAtgggacaatttttttttacaccacACTGGGCTTTATCGTGTTGTGATACAATTTACAAGCTGTGTGAACTTTCAAGTGTGTTAGGAGAAAACTGACAATTTATGTGATGATGCAGTAATAAGTTGCCTATTTAAGCAGATGTTTATTACTAATGAAAAGTTAAATATCTTCACTAGCTAGCTCATGATTTTGTCAGAAGACTGTAGATGTTCAGTTTAGCTAAGTCTTAAACTTCTATGTCAAAATAAGATTATGCTGCTTGAATTTTGACAGTCATCAGGCGAATAGAGCgtcaggaatttaaaaatgggatCTGCTCAAGATACTTTAAAAGAGGAAATTTAAAAGTGAGATTCTAAGCTTTTTATAGACTTACATGGTTATTGACATATTACTGCTTGTAaatgtttacattttcattttgttggcactttttttcacaaacagCACAGTTCCTAAGGAGAAAGGTATTccattgtcatttttttatttaactagatGAAAATTAggttttgaagaaatattgaaaataaggaaCCAAATCAAGTAGTGCTCACGTGTAcgtaaaataaagcaaaatgtaACCGGGTAatagatgtataattttattactgttctGACCTACATTTACCAGTAGTTATTTTCGTTATATTTAAAAGCAAACTTTATGTCTCTAGTCTTATCTTAAATCTCAGCAGATTATTCTTTCTCGAAATAATTTAGtatttatataaattacacaATGTGTACGAAAATCTTATCCTTCCTTCTCAAAATTAGATCAATTAAATTACCGTATTAACTTTTCATACATCAGCCCTTTTAACTTTCAAGCCTTATCAAAAGTAATGTTGAAACTGTTATGTGGAATTTATATAAATTGCTTATATTACTTGAAACGAAACTTTTTTATGTTTACTTAACTACAACAGTTAAGTGTTACCATACTGAAATGGGAAAAATTATCTCCCTTtacagttttttattttattaagagtGTGAAAGCAATCTGTCATTGTATTTTTGTGAATTTAGTAAATTTCTACTATTAAATCTTGGCCTCATATTACTGTTCTAAAACGTGTTTCTTTTTCCAGTATACAGTGTTAGAGAAATTGGTGCAAATATCTTGACAGATGATAGATAACTTAAACCAACACAACTTAAACTCTGTCCTTACTCTACTTACAGGTTTCGCACGTAATTGGCAGTATATTGACCTAGCATGTCCTTTGAACGACTGCATCATGTAAACATCAACAAGATTAGATGATCTGTAGAAAGGGATTAGTGTCCTTTGCGTTCTGATTTATGGAATTCTTACAATCGTAcccatattttattgttttagtttCCTTCATTGTGAAAGGTCACGTATTATCATATTGAGAGACAGCTATCCATATCTTAACCATCCCTTGATTACCATGCACTTGAAGTTTAGAGACACCTAGAGTTGTCATATTTAAAGAGTGAAAATCTGAGACACATCTTTAAAATGTGCATAATGGAAAATGTTTGTCATTGTTGCGTGTAggaaaagttaacaaattttcaatcaaaatatTGTTGactaatatttataaacatttatctgtagcatataatacaaaataaatttccgcctcataaatttttatatatcgtcagtatttttcaacatttttcattcTTGCGTATCCGGTAATTATATTTGGTAGTCTGATCAGAGTTTTCTAAAAAGAAACGTAATTTTCTTCTTAGCACTGTTGTGAACAGTGAGTCTAAAATTAGCAAAGAATTTAATGGAAGGCAATATTGGTATAGAATACGAACTTAAAATATCAAACTGTGATGCAAGAAATAAAGATTAATACCGACAACAATAACAGTACCTACTAAGCAAAATGCTTTGTCCCCCGACATTCAAAGAAACCGATGTCTCATTCAATATGAACCTAAGTTGAATCATGGACTTAAATCCAATGCTGTATGTACTTGTCAAGTTCTTCATTTTTAATCCCTTTGAGTTGTCTTGCCAttaatagaatgaatagaatccTGTGAAAagaaacactatttttttttttttcttttcgtttgcTGAAAACCAAGACATTTATGCGTTCTGAGAATTATTTTGGAATGCTGAGATGCAGATCTCGATTCTGGTATGTTCCCGAAAAATCTAGAACATATGGAAACCTTCTGGACACCTCATATATAGACGATGTCCTTTATAGCTACTTAGTATTGCACCACAATGACAGGACTTTATGTTAAGTGCAGATGATAATAATGACGATTATGATAGAAGGGAAAAATAGGAAGAGAAAAGGTTAAAAGGTATGCAATTGTGCATTCTTGCAAAGAAATTTAAAGCTGTGAGgaagaatctatgtgagctccaagcctgttggccactagtctcactcagTCAATGAGATGTCATTAACCATTGATTCATTCAGGCTATTctgaagaataaaatacaataccATTGAAGCTAAAAACATCCGATTTTTTCATTGCATAAAACACGAGATGTGCAAAATGTAcaaggaatatttatttattgttcctCTCATTGTTCTTTACTATTCAGCATATATTTACACTTATTTcgaacattctgtatataactggttcatttcattttttatatatatgtcAGACAGCTGTCGGAAATCTCTGACAAAGAAATGCTAAATGTCAGTTTTTTCCTCCGCTATGCTAGAactctaattttatataaattgtaattatgcAATCTAATACCTAAGATCATAAAATCTAAACGTACTAATGCttatctgtgttttgaaattaatttaagttTTTGCTATTAACCCTAAGAACTGAAGAGTTTTGGAACAAGAAGGATATTGGGCCTGACATTCACTTGTATCATTTGTACATGTAtcacttgtcactaatctatctcctcaTCAAACCTTGCCCAACCTTATCACTGACAATGTCACTAATCTATCTATCTCATTAAACCCTGCTTAACCTTATATCAGTAACAGTGGAGCTACTTGTCGCTAATCTATCTCCGTAATAAGTCTTACCTTACCTTGTCTATGATAGTGGGGCTGCTTTTCACTAAGGGTGAAAAGGAAACCAAATTTTTCCGGTAAGAACAACACAAGTGAACTTATGTCTATTATCCTTCTTTTCggagttttcattaattttattgcaaaacaaaTTTGCAAGAACATTGTCAGTTTTTCTGATATACTGCTCCCCAGATGTACCGTTGATCTTACTGATACTGCTGTTGAAACGAATAACTTTCCAAGTGAAATGTTTTGGTCTGCACATGGGGTTAAGAAGAACTAATGTACATAGTCAcagaataaattgataaatatcgTAAATACAATTTCAGATTTCACTTATGTATATAGTCAGTGTATCCCATGCTGTAGCATCATAGTTTGAGGCATCATGCCTTGGactctattatggaatgtgtgCTGGTGTAATTCTTCATAGGAAAGGAATtttctagagatgaacaacgatcgagaaagcaagactaacagatGCCAAGATTAATCACTCCTGAAGTcctgaacgtcaagcagccttgaatcgccacatttgtttatatctgacagaacttttatctactttagcaactgttatatatgtataaacaatcaagtagcctatttgaaacatcaactttatctttcagtgtataataattcgttccccagtctttatttaattactaggtccttattaaaaggataggaattttcttttcgtatgtttgagatcaagtgtacaatctcaagtaaaaagatattaacgatatgttttatgtttcttataaatgcaaatgtatttgagaattgttttttttttttctatttatataaccataggtaatatcatataatagaatcagaacgttttgataactaagatactgttttgttttgtctttttgtctcatttaaacatttataatgttatttatttcaatgatgtatgtaatTCAACGCCAatgaaatgctatttcgagaataatgAACGAGACTTGCGCACGAGAATGACAAGACGAGACTTGAAAGACAAAtataacgaacacagcgagcaagaacggcagttagttttgttcatctctagaattttctcttgaa is a window of Periplaneta americana isolate PAMFEO1 chromosome 12, P.americana_PAMFEO1_priV1, whole genome shotgun sequence DNA encoding:
- the Pfdn2 gene encoding probable prefoldin subunit 2; amino-acid sequence: MATDSKKSKAKGKTNEEIFNGFQALRGEQRHMANKLSEMELELHEHKIVIDTLKEVDGNRKCFKMVGGVLCERTVKEVLPVLISNRDQLAKFIESLTEQLSKKGQEVNEYKDKYNIKIRGQDEHSSEAEGDKKPRTGNVLVVNPM